Genomic window (Paraglaciecola psychrophila 170):
TTAGCCGATGCAAAATTTAATAATTATTATTATGGCGTGACAGAAGAAGAATCGGCAGTAACAGGGATACAAACCTTCGATGGTGAAGCTGCTATCACCTTTAACTCATCTATGGGTGTCACTTACCCCATAAGTGAAAACTGGATATATCGTGCCACTGTAGGTTTTGGTTCAAATTTCGGACAAAATGATAGCCCTCTATATGAGAAAAAAAGAAATTTCCATATCGGTATTAGTTCCAGTATTAGTTACGTTTTTTAAGTGAATATCCAGACTATGGTTATCACTTATCAGAATCACTTACTTTCATTAGTTTTGGGTTTTACTGTAATGGCCTGCCTATGGGCCAGCAATACGTACGCTAAAGATAGTCGCCTCAAAGAAAATGAACTTGTCGTTACACCTAAACGTTGTGTCGCTTTACGCCAAGGGCAAGTTTGCTATCAACAAGTCACTTTTAGATGGTATCAGCCAGATGTTGGAAACTATTGCCTAGTCGAGCTATCGACCTCTGAAAATATAAAATGTTGGTCAAACGTCAAAACTGGCGAAGTTGACTTTGATTTTCAGTCTGATGGAAGTTTGACTTATGGAATACGGAAAATAGATGAACGGACTACTCTCTCCTCTACATATATCACAGTGTCGTGGGTGTTTAAATCGTCTAAACGCCCTAAAGCAAGTTGGAAATTATTTTGATTGAAGAGCCTGACCTACTCCATATTATGTTGGTCGAAGATGATATGTCACTAGCCGAATGGTTCAGCGACTATCTGACTGAACACGGCTATCTAGTCACCTTAGTAAACCGTGGCGATGTCGCAGTTGAATTAATCAAAACAGATAACCCAGACCTAGTAGTGTTAGACATTATGCTACCCGTCAAAGACGGCTTTGATGTATGCAGAGAAGTGCGTGGCTTTTATCATGGTCCTATCTTGATGATGACCGCCAGAGACCAGGAAATGGATGAGGTCTTAGGGTTAGAGCTTGGAGCAGATGACTATGTTACCAAACCGATAAAACCGAGGGCCATGCTGTCTAGAGTAAAAGCGCTTTTAAGACGCGTCAATAACCAAGAACAAACTTCGCTCGAGAGCGAAAACTGTATTCAATTTGGGCAGTTTCATCTAGACGCCAACTCACGTACCACTTTGCTAAATGGTTATAAAGTCCCTATTTCTAGCAACGAATTTGATGTGCTTTGGTATTTAGCTCAGTCAGCTGGGCAAGTGGTTAATCGCAACGAGTTAGTCAAAGCCATACGGGGGATAGATTATGACGGTTTTGACCGCAGTATGGATATCATTGTATCTCGTCTCCGTAAAAAATTAGGTGATGACGCCAACAACCCCTTCAGGATAAAAACAATCTGGGGCCAAGGTTATTTGTTCGTAACCGACGCTTGGGATTAGGTTTGATGGGTATGTATAGACCACTAGCAACTTGGCAGGCACAATAATGAAGAAGCTCGTACTGTCTTTAGTCATTGTTATGTTCACCGCCATCATATTTTTAGGTTGGTCGCTTGATACCTTATTTAATAACTATCAAGTACAACAGCATTCCGATGAGTTCAGCGCCTATCGAAAAATTGTTGCTTCATTGGCCACCACCCTAGATTCAGTAGATGACGCCCACGCTTTTGTTAAGGCTTGGCAACGGGCCAATCCACAACAACTAAACCTTATTCCAATGTCAGAATTCCCTCTGCCAGCCGAATTAAAACAGGGTTTCAATCAAGGTCTGTCCTTGGTGCTGGAATCAGCCGAACGGATCACGGTGAACCACATCATGCCGTCACAACAACAAGTATTAGTGATGTCGATTCCACAGCAAGGCTTACAACAAGACAACCTAAGCTTACAAATGCTACTCACTACAGCGTTTTATTTGGGAATTTTATTATTTGTTGGTATCTGGCTTTATCCGCTGATCAAACGGTTACGGCTATTAAGCACAGCCGCCAAAACCTTTGGTGCTGGCGACTTTACTTGGCGTATTCCGGTTTCTGGGACTTCTTATGTGGCTGATATTGAAAATGAATTTAATCGTATGGCACAGAAGATAGAAACCCTCATTCAAGATAACAAATTATTAGGTAACGCCGTTTCCCACGATTTACGCACTCCTTTAGCCAGATTACGTTTTGGCATCGAAGCCTTAAGTGAAACCAACAAACCCGAGAAACAACACAAATACATTCAACATCTAAGTCAAGATATCTCCGAGATGGAAAGGCTGGTTGAAGTATTGCTCAATTATGCTCGACTAGAGCAGAGCTTGATAAAAGTAGATAAAGTACCAGTCGATTTCAATCAGTTAATGGATGAATGTGTATATGGCATAGATGGCGACGACGGCAAACAAATCAAATGGCAGCCAATGGGTAAAATCACTATTGATGGCGAACAAAATTTTCTCGCCATGTTGATCAACAATCTACTCAGCAACGCCCAGCAATATGCATCACACGTTATTCAAGTGAGTATTGTCCAAACAACACAATATATAGAGTTAGTAGTAGAGGACGATGGCCTAGGTATCGCCCAAGACAAACAACTAGAATTATTGCAACCTTTTACCCGTGGTCACAACGACTCACAAAAACCCGGTTTTGGTATGGGGTTAGCGATTGTCGCTAGAATAGCTGATTGGCATCACGCACAAGTTGCTATCAGTCACTCTGAAGAGTTAGGTGGCGCAAAATTTACCGTGACATTTTCTCGCCTAAACAGTTAATCATGCTCTCTCACCGGCCGACTTGAAGTTTCATTACTGAGAAGGCTTTGCAACCACAATCGTGCCTCAGCGTCTGTTGCAAAAAAGACATAATTCACACCTAAATCTTGATAGATATCTTTCCAAAAACTTTCAACTATTTCAGCAAACTCCACATCAATAAGCACTATAGCTGTGGCACGTAAGTGCATCACCTTTGCTTGTTTTATGGTCTGCATTAACGCTAATTTAGCTTCAAGTGACATTAAAGGTGTACCACTTAACAACACTAAACTTGCCCATGGGGCATGCATAATCTGTTCACGAAAACCGATGACTTGACGCTGATATTCTTGCACCATTTCCAAATTAGCAGGGCCAGAACCTTTAATAATAAGAAGCGGTCCTTCAACTGAAAGTTTTAAATTACCATGTGCGGGGAAAGCTTTTTTACTCACTGCTGTTCCTTTGGAAAGTTGATATCCTTGTGGCGGTTAAAAAGCATAATAGATATATATAGACTGTTGTGCCTGACATTTTGTCACTACCGTTACACTTAATCATTCTGTGGATAATAGCGTCTATACTTTCTTTACAAATTCTGACTTGAGCTTCATCGCACCAATGCCGTCGATTTTACAATCGATGTCGTGATCGCCATCAACCAAACGAATATTCTTCACTTTCGTGCCTACTTTCACAACCAAAGAAGACCCTTTTACTTTGAGATCTTTGATAACAGTAATAGTATCGCCATCAGTTAGTACATTACCGTTTGAGTCTTTGATTATTTTTTCGTCTTCATTAACTTCACCAGATTGTGGCCATTCATGAGCACATTCTGGACACACATACATATCTCTATCTTCATAGGTGAAAGTTGAGTCGCATCGTGGGCATTGGGGTAGATCGCTCATGTAAAAATCCTTATAACAAACACTTGGGGAAATAATTAAAGATAATTATCCGCGCTTTGTTAGGCAATTACCAGCCGCATACTCTGCCCTTTTAAGCGCCTAAGAATTATCAGAGTCAATATTTGATTGGATGAACGACTTAAAATGATTTGGGGTTTATGTTTGTGCGACTAAGCTTGTTGACGCACATAGGTAGCAGTGCTGGGTGCGATCCCAAAGTTGATTTCATCTTTGTTACCTAGTAAAGAATTGATGACGGCTAACAAAGAAAAGTGATGGACTGCGTGACTAGAAACAAAGACTAACTCACGAGCTAAAGTCGATTTGGTTTGAGTATTTTGCGTTTTATTGACGGAGGCCTCACATACTACTATAAGGGGCGTATCAGCATCTAATAGACTAACTTCTATTAACCATTTTTCGACTTCTTGCCACTGTAACAAAGCCGTCTGCGGACAAGATTCAACATTCGAATAACGATTGCGTTTATTGTAATTAATGAATCCTGGGGTTAACCCATCTTTTAATGCTAAATAATGATCCAATATATGCCGCATATGCGCGCCAGCACTGCTAGCAAAATGGGGTTTAATCACCACTTGATAATTTTCAGCTGATAAACCTAGCAGAAAGTCTTTGGCCTGTTGAACAGTTTCTAATTGGCCTTCAAGTGCTATGACATTATTAAACATGTGCTTCCAGTATTATTATTATTATTATTATTATTATTATTATTGATTTGATTTCATTACATACACTTAAGACCATGGGAAATACAAAAACATTTCATCATTAACATGTCATATTTAGCATATCAATCATTCATGCACCATTTTAGGTGAAACTTAATTTACTACACCAATGTTACAGACATATTATCTTCTGAATCATTGCCTTATTATTTATTTAATATTAAGAAAACTCAACTATCATAACGATGTCACTACATTTCATGTTACTAAACTAGCCTGATATAGATAATACTTTGACAGCTAAAAATGAATTTGTATCACAAATTGTTCACATTAATAGCCAAGATCAAATCATAATTGCAGATATCCAGCTTTGCTTTACAAAAACTGCACAGCGTCGCGTTTATATTGGTTTGGCGTTTGTCCAAAATGTTTCTTAAACACAGCGTTTAAATACTGAATGGATGGGTAACCACAGCAGCTGGCTATTTCACCTAATCCTGTGTCTGTTTCAGTTAGCATTTTGCATGCTCGATTTAGCTTTTCATTGTGAATTTCAGTATGAATACTATGACCACATTCTTGGACAAAACGCTGTTCCAGATTTGAACGAGAGATACCCACATAATCAATCACCTGTTCGACTTTGATACCTCGGCAGGCATGCTGACGAACATAGTGCATAGCTTGTATCACATAAGGATCTTGCAGTGCTTTGAAATCGGTAGATTGGCGCTGGATGATCCCCATAGGAGGCACAAGCACCCTCGCCACAAATTTTGCTGCTTGCTGGTCAGGTGATTTTTCTGCAACCTGACGATTTAATTGCCGATGTAATAGCTTGGCTGCTTGAAAGCCCATATTAAAGCAGCCCTGACTGACTGAACTTAAACTCACCCGACTGAGGTTACGGGCAATATCATCATCATCGATAACCACAATTGACACTTGCTCAGGCACTAAGCGATTGGTCTTATCACAGGCTTGAAGTAAATGTCTGGCGCGAGCATCGGTGACGGCAATAACACCAACCGGAAAAGGTAAACTTTCAATCCAGTCTGCGAGCCTATTCATACTGTAATGCCAAGTTTCAAGTTGAGTTTTGTAGCCGCGATAAACCGAGCAACTGAATCCATCTTTTTGACATAAAGCGATGATAGCTCTTTCTCGTTCCAAGGCCCAACGATATTCTTTATCCGGTGGAAAACCATAAAAAGCAAAACGTTGTAAACCTTTTTGCTTCAGATGTTGATAGGCACAATTGACTACCGCCTCATTGTCGGTGGCGACATAGGGCACATCAGGATAATCGTCTGCAGATTGGTATGAGCCTCCTACCCCATGACTGGAATATCTAAGTCACTTAATGCAGATTGCATAACTGGGTCGTCAAAATAGGCAATAATCCCATCAACTTCCCAATTATCGAGATTATTTAAACGTGCTAAACAGTCTTCTTCAAGGTACACATCCCAGTCCGCTGTGGTTGATTGTAGATAATGACCTATGCCTTCTATCACTTGACGGTCATAAACTTTATTAGCATTGAACAACAAACTAGTACTGTATTGCCTATCTTCTTGTCTATTCAGTTTGCTGTATTTCACTGTTTAATGTCTCTGCCGCTTGGCTTTATAGTCGCAAAAAAAGATTAACAATAAAACAACAAATTACGGAATTTAATTATGTAATTTCGTAATTGAGCGTTTTTTAAGTATCAGTCAATATGCTATCAACAAGACTAACGGGGAAATGCTATGTATTTAGGTGTTGATTTAAGCACATTAGGGATCAGGGTGATTATTACCAATCCTCATGGACATATCATTGATTCAGAATCAACAGAATTGGCGGTGTCTCGCCCACAAGCATTATGGTCTGAACAAAACCCAACAGATTGGTGGGTAACATTTTGTCAAGTAATGGATGAATTAGCCAGTCGCCCCTATCTGTCACAAGTCAAGGCAATAGGGTTATCGGGGCAAATGCATGGTGCCACTTTACTTGACAAAAACGCCGAAGTAATTCGTCCAGCAATACTCTGGAACGACGGCCGCAGCAAAGCGGAATGTGTAGCACTTGAACAAGCCGTGCCTAATAGCCGCGAAACTACTGGCAATATTATGATGCCAGGTTTTACCGCACCTAAACTGCTGTGGGTCAAACATCACGAAGCCGATAATTTTGCTCGAATAGACAAAGTATTATTACCCAAAGATTACTTGAGATTCTTATTAACCGGCGACTTCGCTTCAGATATGTCAGATTCGGCGGGTACACTTTGGCTCAATACACAAAAACGAGACTGGAATATAAATTTACTCGCGGCATGTGGTCTGACTTCAAATCATATGCCAAGGCTGTTTGAAGGCAATCAAATCACAGGAGTATTACAAGCAGATTTAGCCAGTCGTTGGGGGTTAACCGAAGTACCGGTAATCGCAGGGGCCGGTGATAATGCGGCAGGTGCTATTGGAGTAGGCTTAGTTGAGCCCGGTCAAGGCATGATCTCCCTTGGCACATCAGGTGTGTATTTTGTAGTGACCGACCAATTTAGCCAACAAGCCGAATTGGCAGTACACAGTTTTTGTCATGCCTTACCTCATCGCTGGCATTTAATGTCGGTTATGTTAAGTGCCGCAAGCTGCTTAGAGTGGTTTGCTAAACAAGTAGTAAAGGAAGATATTGGGCAATTACTTGAGCAACTTGAAAGCTATCCAGTCAACCTTAAAACAACGCCTTATTTTTTGCCTTATTTAAGTGGCGAACGTACCCCACACAATGATCCCCTCGCCCAAGGCGCTTTTATTGGTTTAACCCACGACACCAGCAAACTCGACATGTTACATGGGGTGCTTGAAGGTGTGTGTTTTGCCTTTGCTGACGGTGTCGATGCGCTACATCAATCAGGTACTAAAGCAACTGAGATAACCATTATTGGCGGCGGAGCACAAAGTGCCTATTGGCGACAGTTGATGGCGGATGTGCTAAAGACTAAAATCACCTTTAGGAAAGGGGGCGAAGTAGGCCCGGCACTTGGTGCTGCCCGCCTGGCCCAGTTGGCTATGGAACCACATTTATCTACCGAACAGATTTGCCCACAACCAGAAACTTTACAAATCCATACTCCAAATTCTGCATCTCAACAAATTTTTGAGCAACGACTTGCTGTTTATAGGCAATCCTACTCTCAATTACGCACTATTTTTAACGAGGAAATTTTATGACTACTTATTTTGATGCAATCCCCAATATTCAATTTGAAGGCGCTGAATCTGATAGCCCATTAGCCTTTCATCATTACAATGCAAATGAAGTAGTACTAGGTAAGACGATGTCTGAACACTTAAGATTTGCAGC
Coding sequences:
- a CDS encoding DUF3019 domain-containing protein, encoding MACLWASNTYAKDSRLKENELVVTPKRCVALRQGQVCYQQVTFRWYQPDVGNYCLVELSTSENIKCWSNVKTGEVDFDFQSDGSLTYGIRKIDERTTLSSTYITVSWVFKSSKRPKASWKLF
- a CDS encoding response regulator produces the protein MLVEDDMSLAEWFSDYLTEHGYLVTLVNRGDVAVELIKTDNPDLVVLDIMLPVKDGFDVCREVRGFYHGPILMMTARDQEMDEVLGLELGADDYVTKPIKPRAMLSRVKALLRRVNNQEQTSLESENCIQFGQFHLDANSRTTLLNGYKVPISSNEFDVLWYLAQSAGQVVNRNELVKAIRGIDYDGFDRSMDIIVSRLRKKLGDDANNPFRIKTIWGQGYLFVTDAWD
- a CDS encoding ATP-binding protein; translation: MKKLVLSLVIVMFTAIIFLGWSLDTLFNNYQVQQHSDEFSAYRKIVASLATTLDSVDDAHAFVKAWQRANPQQLNLIPMSEFPLPAELKQGFNQGLSLVLESAERITVNHIMPSQQQVLVMSIPQQGLQQDNLSLQMLLTTAFYLGILLFVGIWLYPLIKRLRLLSTAAKTFGAGDFTWRIPVSGTSYVADIENEFNRMAQKIETLIQDNKLLGNAVSHDLRTPLARLRFGIEALSETNKPEKQHKYIQHLSQDISEMERLVEVLLNYARLEQSLIKVDKVPVDFNQLMDECVYGIDGDDGKQIKWQPMGKITIDGEQNFLAMLINNLLSNAQQYASHVIQVSIVQTTQYIELVVEDDGLGIAQDKQLELLQPFTRGHNDSQKPGFGMGLAIVARIADWHHAQVAISHSEELGGAKFTVTFSRLNS
- a CDS encoding zinc ribbon domain-containing protein YjdM — encoded protein: MSDLPQCPRCDSTFTYEDRDMYVCPECAHEWPQSGEVNEDEKIIKDSNGNVLTDGDTITVIKDLKVKGSSLVVKVGTKVKNIRLVDGDHDIDCKIDGIGAMKLKSEFVKKV
- the xylB gene encoding xylulokinase codes for the protein MYLGVDLSTLGIRVIITNPHGHIIDSESTELAVSRPQALWSEQNPTDWWVTFCQVMDELASRPYLSQVKAIGLSGQMHGATLLDKNAEVIRPAILWNDGRSKAECVALEQAVPNSRETTGNIMMPGFTAPKLLWVKHHEADNFARIDKVLLPKDYLRFLLTGDFASDMSDSAGTLWLNTQKRDWNINLLAACGLTSNHMPRLFEGNQITGVLQADLASRWGLTEVPVIAGAGDNAAGAIGVGLVEPGQGMISLGTSGVYFVVTDQFSQQAELAVHSFCHALPHRWHLMSVMLSAASCLEWFAKQVVKEDIGQLLEQLESYPVNLKTTPYFLPYLSGERTPHNDPLAQGAFIGLTHDTSKLDMLHGVLEGVCFAFADGVDALHQSGTKATEITIIGGGAQSAYWRQLMADVLKTKITFRKGGEVGPALGAARLAQLAMEPHLSTEQICPQPETLQIHTPNSASQQIFEQRLAVYRQSYSQLRTIFNEEIL